From a region of the Mucilaginibacter auburnensis genome:
- a CDS encoding SDR family oxidoreductase, whose product MIISILGCGWYGKALGIALLNSSYDVKGSTTSADKIDILRAEGIKPYLIDLSHEKQVIDNDFFACDVLWICIPPRARAGKGAEYLLQINQLIPLIKQNQIKHVVLISSTGVYGDNNATVNELNHPEPDSEAGKILLEAEQLLSAETAFTTTIIRFGGLFGPGRDPGRFFAGKTDIPNGDAPVNMIDLTDCIGVSLSLLEKKAFGNIFNAVSPQHPTRAEFYTQAAKRSGLAMPQFIAEKKNWKIVESVNVPTLLQYAFRWI is encoded by the coding sequence ATGATAATTAGCATTTTAGGCTGTGGTTGGTACGGTAAAGCGTTGGGCATAGCACTTTTAAACAGTAGCTATGATGTAAAAGGATCAACTACAAGCGCAGATAAAATTGATATTTTACGAGCTGAAGGGATAAAGCCTTACCTGATAGATCTGTCGCACGAAAAACAAGTTATTGACAATGATTTTTTTGCCTGCGATGTTTTATGGATATGCATTCCGCCAAGAGCAAGGGCAGGCAAAGGCGCCGAATATTTATTGCAGATCAATCAGCTTATCCCACTCATAAAACAAAATCAAATTAAACATGTAGTATTGATCAGCTCGACTGGTGTTTATGGCGATAATAACGCTACTGTAAACGAGTTAAATCATCCTGAACCTGACAGCGAAGCAGGTAAAATTTTGCTTGAGGCCGAACAGTTATTATCGGCGGAGACCGCATTTACAACAACCATCATCCGCTTTGGCGGTTTATTTGGCCCCGGTCGTGACCCGGGCAGATTTTTTGCCGGAAAGACAGACATTCCTAACGGCGATGCACCTGTTAACATGATCGACTTAACAGATTGCATTGGTGTAAGCTTATCATTGTTAGAAAAGAAAGCTTTTGGTAATATATTTAATGCAGTGAGTCCGCAGCACCCTACCCGCGCAGAATTTTATACGCAAGCTGCAAAAAGATCGGGCCTTGCGATGCCTCAGTTTATAGCAGAAAAGAAAAACTGGAAGATTGTTGAAAGTGTAAACGTGCCGACGCTGTTGCAGTACGCCTTCAGATGGATATAA
- a CDS encoding PAS domain-containing sensor histidine kinase, whose protein sequence is MSVKQNDISSALGKTLDGQIFKLLVANIEDYGIFMIDANGVIRTWNQGAGYIFGFTDTEIIGKHISAFYKPESVNNNIPRENLNEALKNGSFECEGWRVRKNGDVFWANIVLTTLYNEKGHLIGFAKIVKDITERKNAQDRQQAASDELQQQVKETKGKAASTEVKFRKIIENSYDGITLLDEKLSIIYRSLSSERINGYSTDDWRKLTFEDILHPNDLDKFNSTLKTVFAKPGIPALLTYRTKHKQGHYIWLECAFTNMLDNISIGAIVCNFRDVTERKNAQDEIERKTEQITNILESIGEGFIALDRNFNYTYANKRLGQMLERNPADLLGKNIWDVYPDIVNSKTYDALVKAMTERTHVTNEDYYAPLNLWHEVDIYPAAEGLSIFIRDISERKLAEIEIQVLNETLEKKVAERTAQFQAANKELESFSYSVSHDLRTPLRAVNGYAMMLKEDFEDLLGGEGNRIVDTIINNGKLMGQLIDDLLAFSRMGRKEVNLQHTDVHALIKTCWLQLTDQMKQQYRLILHELPPCYADPSLLKQVFLNILGNAIKYCGKKGNPVIEVGFTQEKMQYIYYVKDNGAGFDMKYSDKLFGVFQRLHSNEEFEGTGVGLALTKRIIDKHGGKIWAEAKPGEGATFYLSIPVKSKVPKL, encoded by the coding sequence ATGTCAGTAAAACAAAACGATATATCATCGGCTTTGGGAAAAACACTTGATGGCCAAATTTTCAAGCTGTTGGTAGCTAATATTGAAGATTACGGTATTTTTATGATTGATGCCAATGGTGTTATTCGTACCTGGAACCAGGGTGCCGGCTATATTTTCGGTTTTACCGATACCGAGATCATTGGCAAACATATATCTGCCTTTTATAAACCGGAAAGCGTTAACAACAACATTCCCAGGGAAAACCTTAATGAAGCGCTGAAAAACGGATCGTTTGAATGCGAAGGATGGCGGGTCCGTAAAAACGGAGATGTTTTTTGGGCAAACATAGTGCTCACTACGCTCTATAATGAAAAAGGGCATTTGATTGGTTTTGCCAAAATAGTAAAAGACATTACCGAACGTAAAAATGCGCAAGACAGGCAGCAAGCTGCAAGCGATGAATTGCAACAACAGGTTAAGGAAACAAAAGGAAAAGCAGCATCTACAGAAGTCAAGTTTCGTAAAATCATTGAGAATAGCTATGATGGCATAACACTGCTTGACGAAAAACTCAGTATTATCTACAGAAGTCTTTCTTCTGAACGCATAAATGGATACTCAACCGATGATTGGAGAAAACTTACTTTTGAAGATATTCTGCATCCAAATGACCTTGACAAATTCAATTCAACACTCAAAACGGTCTTTGCCAAGCCAGGCATTCCGGCATTGTTAACTTATCGAACCAAGCATAAGCAAGGGCATTACATCTGGCTGGAGTGTGCCTTTACCAATATGTTAGATAACATTAGTATTGGCGCCATTGTATGTAATTTCAGGGATGTTACGGAACGTAAAAATGCGCAGGACGAAATTGAACGCAAAACCGAACAGATCACCAATATTTTAGAAAGTATAGGCGAGGGTTTTATAGCGCTTGACAGAAATTTTAACTACACATACGCCAACAAACGGCTTGGACAAATGCTTGAACGGAACCCTGCTGATCTGTTGGGAAAAAACATTTGGGACGTATATCCGGATATAGTTAATTCAAAAACATATGATGCTCTTGTTAAAGCAATGACCGAGCGAACACATGTAACGAATGAAGACTATTATGCTCCGTTAAATCTGTGGCATGAAGTTGACATTTATCCTGCTGCCGAGGGTCTTTCAATTTTTATAAGAGATATATCTGAACGTAAGCTGGCCGAAATTGAGATCCAGGTACTCAACGAAACACTCGAAAAAAAGGTGGCAGAGCGTACTGCTCAATTTCAGGCTGCCAATAAAGAATTAGAATCATTCTCTTACTCCGTATCGCATGATCTACGTACTCCTCTACGCGCGGTAAACGGTTATGCCATGATGTTGAAAGAAGATTTTGAAGACCTTTTAGGTGGAGAAGGCAATCGAATTGTTGACACCATTATTAATAATGGAAAGTTGATGGGACAGCTGATTGACGACTTACTTGCTTTTTCGCGTATGGGCCGTAAAGAGGTAAATCTTCAACACACCGATGTGCATGCATTGATTAAAACCTGTTGGTTGCAGCTGACTGACCAAATGAAACAACAATACCGTTTGATATTACATGAACTCCCCCCCTGCTATGCCGACCCCAGTTTATTGAAACAGGTGTTCTTAAATATCTTGGGCAATGCAATAAAATACTGCGGCAAAAAGGGTAATCCTGTTATCGAGGTGGGTTTTACACAGGAAAAAATGCAATACATTTATTATGTTAAAGACAATGGCGCAGGGTTTGATATGAAATACAGCGATAAGCTGTTTGGTGTATTTCAGCGCTTGCATAGTAATGAAGAGTTTGAAGGGACAGGTGTTGGACTGGCCCTAACTAAACGTATTATTGACAAACACGGAGGAAAAATATGGGCAGAGGCCAAACCCGGTGAAGGAGCAACATTTTATTTGAGTATACCCGTTAAGAGTAAGGTGCCGAAACTGTAA
- a CDS encoding winged helix-turn-helix transcriptional regulator: MVKEEKHLTAQECTKRLTAVGDALYAIGGKWKLRVIIALREGNSRFNEIQRAIDGISAKVLASELKDLELNGFIKRTVHTGTPVIVEYELTPYADTLNDVLTALFAWGAAHREHIKAGLR; this comes from the coding sequence ATGGTTAAAGAGGAAAAGCATTTAACTGCTCAAGAATGTACAAAGCGCCTTACGGCTGTAGGCGACGCCTTATATGCAATAGGTGGTAAATGGAAGCTACGTGTTATAATTGCGCTGCGCGAGGGTAATAGTCGTTTTAATGAAATTCAACGTGCAATTGACGGTATCTCTGCCAAGGTGTTGGCAAGCGAGTTGAAAGACCTGGAGCTAAACGGCTTTATAAAACGCACTGTACACACCGGCACACCTGTTATAGTGGAATATGAACTTACGCCGTATGCAGATACCTTAAATGATGTACTTACAGCTTTATTTGCCTGGGGCGCGGCTCACCGTGAGCATATTAAAGCTGGTTTACGCTGA
- a CDS encoding ThuA domain-containing protein — translation MRINFFGVARATLVCMLCAAFTASAQKRVLVFTKVAAFPHDSRPAAAQAIMKMGKENNFGVDTTSDATKIAENNLKRYDAVIFVSTTGDLLTPYQRVDLQRYLQAGGGFVGIHAAADALYDWKWYGRMIGGYFAYHPTPQPATMTVVDKNHPSTSMLPTEWKRTDEWYHFKNFNKSVKVLINLEESSLTYRGNPDRFKMGPNHPIAWYHDFDGGKVFYTGLGHTKESYSEDLVVKHILGGIKYAMDHPALNYSKAKAQHAPDENRFTKSVLAVGKFTEPTEMTILPNLDILIVQRRGEILKYTQATKTLKQVAKLDVYFKELKKATHPIEDGLLGIQADPDYKTNNYVYVYYSPASPDNKPVNYLSRFTFKNDVFDLKSEKRILEVKTDRETCCHTGGSIAFGKDHELFLSTGDNTSPFDEENVPKGAPNTNSFAPLDDRPGFETNDDRRAAGNSNDLRGKILRIKIKPDGTYEIPEGNLFAKGTAGTRPEIYVMGNRNPYRITIDPKTQYLYWGEVGPDARADSMATRGPKGYDEVNQARKAGNFGWPYLIGPNLAYHEYNYATGTSGAAFDPLKPVNNSRNNTGLKELPPGQPAFIWYPYDASPDFPQVGTGGRTAMAGPVYHGDMYKTPGLPAYYNGKLLIYEWIRGWIKAVTLTPEGDYDNMEPFMENTKFNSPVDMEVGPDGKLYVLEYGNGWFAKNPDAALSRIDYSEGNLPPQVTSVAANKTAGVTPFTVTLTAKATDAENDKIVRYNWNLGNGVKKVTTTPTLTYTYTAKGNFTASVTASDAKGTGKSKTVALVAGASQASVAAANAAKANDPGRVLMMSLDCPSCHKVDEKSIGPAFVEVAKKYEHNATNTTKLSQKIINGGGGVWGDVIMPAHSALKPEQAKQIVNWVFSLAPAKK, via the coding sequence ATGAGAATTAACTTTTTTGGCGTGGCCAGGGCCACGCTGGTCTGTATGCTGTGTGCAGCATTTACAGCCTCCGCACAAAAACGTGTGCTGGTTTTTACCAAGGTAGCTGCTTTTCCTCATGATTCGCGACCGGCAGCAGCACAGGCCATTATGAAAATGGGGAAGGAGAACAATTTTGGCGTAGATACCACATCTGATGCTACTAAGATTGCCGAAAATAACTTAAAACGTTATGACGCGGTAATTTTTGTAAGCACAACGGGTGACTTACTTACGCCTTACCAACGTGTAGATCTGCAAAGATACCTGCAAGCCGGAGGTGGTTTTGTAGGTATTCATGCCGCCGCTGATGCCTTGTACGACTGGAAATGGTACGGGAGAATGATAGGCGGGTACTTTGCTTACCACCCAACGCCGCAACCGGCTACCATGACGGTTGTTGACAAGAACCACCCCTCAACCAGCATGTTACCAACTGAATGGAAACGCACTGATGAGTGGTATCATTTTAAGAATTTTAACAAGAGTGTTAAGGTGCTGATCAACCTGGAGGAGTCAAGCCTTACTTATCGCGGCAATCCCGACAGGTTTAAAATGGGGCCTAACCACCCTATAGCCTGGTACCATGACTTTGATGGTGGTAAAGTATTCTATACCGGTTTGGGTCACACCAAAGAATCATACAGTGAAGATCTGGTGGTTAAGCATATTTTAGGCGGTATAAAATACGCTATGGATCACCCGGCGCTTAATTATAGCAAGGCAAAAGCGCAGCACGCTCCTGATGAAAACCGCTTTACTAAAAGTGTGCTTGCAGTTGGTAAATTCACCGAGCCTACAGAAATGACCATATTGCCTAATCTGGATATACTGATCGTTCAGCGTAGGGGAGAGATATTAAAATATACACAGGCCACCAAAACTTTAAAACAGGTAGCCAAACTGGATGTATATTTTAAAGAGCTCAAAAAAGCTACCCATCCAATTGAAGATGGTTTGCTGGGCATTCAGGCCGATCCTGATTACAAAACCAATAACTATGTTTACGTTTATTACAGTCCTGCAAGTCCGGACAATAAGCCGGTAAATTACTTATCGCGTTTTACTTTTAAAAACGATGTGTTTGACCTTAAAAGCGAGAAACGCATTTTAGAAGTTAAAACTGATCGCGAAACCTGCTGCCACACAGGTGGTTCAATAGCGTTTGGTAAAGACCACGAACTTTTCCTTTCAACCGGCGACAATACGTCGCCATTTGATGAGGAAAATGTCCCAAAAGGTGCGCCTAACACCAACTCGTTTGCACCGCTGGATGATCGTCCGGGTTTTGAAACTAATGATGACCGCCGTGCTGCCGGTAACTCAAATGACCTTCGCGGTAAGATATTACGTATAAAAATTAAACCAGACGGGACTTACGAAATACCTGAAGGCAATCTTTTTGCCAAAGGCACCGCAGGTACCCGTCCTGAAATTTATGTAATGGGTAACCGTAACCCTTACCGCATCACTATCGACCCTAAAACTCAATACTTATATTGGGGTGAGGTTGGTCCCGATGCCCGTGCCGATAGTATGGCAACCCGTGGTCCTAAAGGTTATGATGAGGTGAACCAGGCACGTAAAGCAGGCAATTTTGGCTGGCCTTACTTAATAGGTCCAAATTTGGCATACCACGAATACAATTATGCTACAGGCACATCGGGCGCTGCGTTTGATCCGCTTAAACCGGTTAATAACTCGCGTAACAATACAGGTTTAAAAGAGCTGCCGCCAGGGCAACCTGCTTTTATCTGGTATCCGTATGATGCTTCTCCTGATTTTCCTCAGGTAGGTACAGGCGGCCGTACAGCTATGGCTGGCCCGGTTTATCATGGCGATATGTACAAAACGCCAGGCTTACCGGCTTATTATAACGGTAAGTTATTGATTTACGAGTGGATAAGAGGTTGGATCAAAGCTGTAACATTAACTCCTGAAGGTGATTATGATAACATGGAACCATTTATGGAGAACACTAAATTTAACTCGCCAGTTGATATGGAAGTAGGACCGGACGGTAAATTATATGTGTTAGAGTATGGTAATGGATGGTTTGCGAAAAACCCCGATGCCGCTTTATCAAGAATAGACTACAGTGAAGGTAATCTTCCACCTCAGGTTACGTCAGTTGCTGCCAATAAAACTGCTGGAGTTACACCGTTTACAGTAACGCTAACGGCTAAAGCTACAGATGCCGAAAACGATAAGATTGTACGTTACAACTGGAACTTAGGCAACGGTGTTAAAAAGGTAACAACAACGCCGACTTTAACTTACACCTATACAGCCAAAGGTAACTTTACAGCATCAGTAACAGCAAGCGATGCAAAAGGTACCGGCAAAAGCAAAACTGTTGCGTTGGTTGCCGGCGCAAGTCAGGCTTCGGTAGCTGCTGCGAATGCTGCTAAGGCAAATGATCCGGGCCGTGTTTTAATGATGAGTTTGGATTGTCCTTCATGCCATAAGGTTGATGAGAAATCAATAGGCCCTGCTTTTGTTGAAGTTGCTAAGAAATATGAACACAATGCAACCAACACAACCAAGCTATCTCAAAAAATTATTAACGGAGGCGGCGGTGTTTGGGGCGATGTTATTATGCCTGCCCACTCGGCACTTAAGCCCGAACAGGCTAAACAAATAGTGAATTGGGTGTTCAGTTTGGCACCTGCCAAAAAATAA
- a CDS encoding RNA recognition motif domain-containing protein, translated as MVKIFFGGFPLDMTELEIVQRVALYADVQTIKIVRDKKTRVCKGYAFLEVADKAGAEQAIEALSGTYIAGRELLLNIVPDQPAGMRPKPAQKTFRRPRLQRN; from the coding sequence ATGGTTAAAATATTTTTTGGCGGTTTCCCGCTCGATATGACCGAGTTGGAAATTGTGCAACGGGTTGCCCTTTATGCAGATGTACAAACTATAAAAATTGTACGCGACAAAAAAACAAGGGTGTGTAAAGGATACGCCTTTTTAGAGGTTGCAGACAAAGCCGGCGCAGAGCAGGCTATTGAAGCATTGAGCGGTACTTATATTGCCGGCCGTGAATTATTATTAAATATTGTTCCTGACCAGCCTGCCGGAATGCGCCCAAAGCCTGCGCAAAAAACTTTTAGAAGGCCACGCTTACAGAGGAATTAA
- a CDS encoding response regulator, which produces MEIELLLVEDNISDAELTIRSLKKVGLANTMLHVKDGAEALDYIFSKGEYVDRNSIKNPKLILLDIKMPKVDGIEVLRQIKNNEATRNIPVVIMTSSKEEQDIITSYSLGANSYIVKPVNFEGFCKAVADLGSYWLINNQPPIS; this is translated from the coding sequence ATGGAAATTGAATTACTATTAGTTGAAGACAACATATCTGATGCCGAACTCACTATCAGATCTTTAAAAAAAGTGGGATTGGCAAATACAATGCTTCATGTTAAAGATGGTGCAGAGGCACTTGATTATATTTTTAGTAAGGGCGAATATGTTGATCGGAACTCAATTAAAAATCCTAAACTTATTTTACTTGATATTAAAATGCCCAAGGTTGATGGAATTGAGGTTTTGCGGCAAATAAAAAACAACGAGGCTACACGAAACATCCCTGTAGTTATCATGACCTCGTCAAAAGAAGAGCAAGACATCATAACCAGTTATAGCTTAGGTGCGAATAGTTACATAGTTAAACCGGTAAATTTTGAAGGCTTTTGTAAAGCCGTAGCAGATCTTGGTTCATATTGGCTAATAAATAATCAGCCTCCTATCTCGTAG
- a CDS encoding FMN-dependent NADH-azoreductase → MKKLLHIISSPRGEASFSIKLGNAIIDKLRTAYPGSTVNEVNLVELQFPHLEEAHITSFFTPAENRSPALQEAVKHSDEAIQAINDADIIVIGAPMYNYSIHSSLKAWLDHIIRAGVTFKYDESGLHGLLDNRKKVYIAESTGGIYSEGPMQANDFVAPYLKTVLGHIGLTDVTIFRVEGTAIPGIKDIALEKSISGIHLN, encoded by the coding sequence ATGAAAAAGCTATTGCATATTATTTCAAGTCCACGTGGTGAGGCTTCATTCAGCATAAAACTGGGTAATGCTATTATTGATAAGTTGAGAACGGCTTATCCGGGCAGCACCGTTAACGAGGTAAATTTAGTTGAGCTACAATTTCCGCATCTGGAGGAAGCTCACATTACCTCATTTTTTACGCCTGCCGAAAATAGGAGCCCGGCTTTACAGGAAGCAGTGAAGCATTCAGACGAAGCCATTCAGGCAATTAACGATGCAGACATAATTGTTATAGGCGCACCTATGTACAATTATAGTATACATTCAAGCTTGAAAGCCTGGTTAGACCATATTATAAGGGCAGGAGTTACTTTTAAATATGACGAGAGTGGGTTACATGGCTTATTAGATAACCGCAAGAAGGTTTACATAGCCGAGTCTACCGGTGGAATTTACTCTGAAGGGCCAATGCAGGCTAATGACTTTGTAGCTCCATACTTGAAAACGGTATTGGGCCATATTGGCCTGACAGATGTTACCATATTCAGGGTAGAAGGTACGGCTATACCGGGCATTAAAGATATTGCTTTAGAGAAAAGCATCTCGGGCATTCACCTCAACTAA
- a CDS encoding bifunctional 4-hydroxy-2-oxoglutarate aldolase/2-dehydro-3-deoxy-phosphogluconate aldolase — MEKKTTILNLIQEQGILPLYFHQDEEVSVNVLRALYAAGVKTIEYTNRGEAALRNFAKLREVCDKELGGMYLGVGTIKTAGAAQAFADAGADYIISPGLVEEVVEVSDKNGLLWVPGAMTPSEIIKAENMGAKLVKLFPGNILGPSFLNAVKVLFPDLLFMPTGGVELNKTSIGGWFKAGVCAVGMGSQLVSKEVMEDKKYAELTKATIEAINIVNASR, encoded by the coding sequence ATGGAGAAGAAAACCACCATATTGAACCTGATACAGGAGCAAGGTATTTTACCTTTATATTTCCATCAGGATGAAGAAGTGAGCGTGAATGTTTTACGTGCACTTTATGCCGCGGGTGTAAAAACCATTGAGTATACTAACAGGGGCGAGGCCGCTTTAAGAAACTTTGCTAAACTGCGCGAGGTTTGCGATAAGGAGCTGGGCGGCATGTACTTAGGCGTAGGTACAATAAAAACGGCCGGGGCGGCACAGGCTTTTGCTGATGCCGGAGCTGATTACATTATAAGCCCTGGACTGGTAGAGGAAGTTGTGGAAGTGTCTGATAAAAACGGTTTGCTGTGGGTGCCCGGCGCTATGACGCCTTCGGAAATAATAAAAGCCGAAAACATGGGCGCTAAGCTGGTAAAATTGTTTCCGGGCAATATATTAGGTCCGTCATTTTTAAATGCTGTTAAAGTTTTGTTTCCTGATTTGTTATTTATGCCGACAGGTGGTGTGGAGCTAAATAAAACAAGCATTGGCGGCTGGTTCAAAGCAGGTGTATGCGCCGTAGGTATGGGCAGCCAGTTGGTTAGCAAAGAAGTGATGGAAGATAAAAAGTATGCCGAACTAACAAAGGCTACTATTGAGGCTATCAATATTGTTAACGCAAGCAGATAA
- a CDS encoding PAS domain S-box protein codes for MFNTKKLKILHLEDLPTDAELINRTLQRSGLVYDRLLVDNKVDYVRALSDFNPDIILSDHSLPSFNSFEALSLLKESRLNVPFILITATISEEFAVDVMKAGATDYILKDRTQRLPSAITNALEKFQLESEHHKAIAQQTAILNALAPNITLLNEQGKIVAVNESWRKSALLNNLGMPNYGVGYSYIAIAEKANAVDKETASTIAEGIKDVISGKKSEFTLEFKSNLPNNKKWFQLVVAQLINSEEKGAVILHIDITDRKLAEQSLVKSEANLRSVFENTDLGIVLLDEQGKVISFNTNAKFSMQNHFGKKLKVGANGVNYFPQNRRADIKRAIERANHGEVVNYETVYELADGNTEWYEVRWRKVFDESVQSPGVILTFKNITEKKNQEKQNNKITADLVQRNKDLEQFAYIVSHNLRAPVANIKGLLNLNAINPDDSDGIETLNALKTSVNNLDRVIADLNQVLQVSSQFNQKRELVVLSELVEEIKSSISQTVLKTRVRISCNFSKIDSIFTLKSYMHSIFQNLIINSIKYSKPDVDPVINIHSEVDGKTISMVFADNGKGIDLNKHGQSIFGLYKRFDSSVEGKGMGLFMVKSQVESLRGTIRVQSEVNNGTHFIINLPLGE; via the coding sequence ATGTTTAACACAAAAAAGTTAAAAATACTGCATCTGGAGGATTTACCTACTGATGCTGAACTGATCAACCGAACACTACAGCGCTCGGGCTTGGTGTACGATAGACTTTTGGTAGACAATAAAGTTGATTACGTTAGAGCGCTTTCGGATTTCAACCCTGATATCATATTATCAGATCACTCTCTTCCATCATTCAATTCTTTTGAAGCGCTTTCATTGTTAAAAGAGAGCAGGCTTAATGTTCCTTTCATTCTAATAACTGCTACCATATCTGAAGAATTTGCGGTTGATGTAATGAAAGCCGGAGCCACAGATTATATACTGAAAGACCGCACGCAACGTTTGCCAAGTGCCATTACCAACGCGTTGGAGAAGTTTCAGTTAGAGAGCGAACATCATAAAGCCATTGCCCAGCAAACCGCTATCCTTAATGCGCTTGCTCCAAACATCACCTTACTTAATGAGCAGGGTAAAATAGTGGCTGTTAATGAATCGTGGCGGAAGTCGGCGTTACTTAACAACCTGGGAATGCCTAATTATGGTGTAGGTTACAGCTATATTGCTATTGCCGAGAAAGCTAATGCTGTTGATAAAGAAACCGCTTCAACAATTGCTGAAGGCATCAAAGATGTAATAAGCGGCAAAAAGAGCGAATTTACACTTGAGTTTAAAAGCAATTTACCCAATAACAAGAAATGGTTCCAGCTGGTGGTGGCTCAGCTTATTAACAGCGAAGAAAAAGGAGCAGTTATTTTACACATTGATATAACCGACCGTAAGCTGGCCGAACAGTCACTGGTAAAATCAGAAGCCAATTTACGCTCGGTTTTTGAAAATACAGACCTCGGCATTGTATTACTTGATGAACAGGGAAAAGTAATCTCATTTAATACCAACGCTAAGTTTTCCATGCAAAATCATTTTGGTAAAAAGCTTAAAGTTGGCGCTAATGGCGTTAACTATTTCCCGCAGAACCGCAGAGCGGATATAAAAAGAGCTATTGAGCGAGCAAACCATGGAGAAGTAGTGAACTACGAAACCGTTTACGAACTTGCTGATGGCAACACCGAGTGGTATGAAGTACGCTGGCGCAAGGTTTTTGATGAAAGTGTGCAAAGTCCGGGCGTTATACTCACGTTTAAAAATATCACCGAGAAAAAGAACCAGGAAAAGCAGAATAACAAGATCACCGCCGACCTGGTACAACGCAATAAGGACCTGGAGCAATTTGCTTATATAGTATCTCACAACCTGCGAGCGCCCGTAGCTAACATAAAAGGTTTACTTAATCTGAACGCCATAAATCCTGATGACAGCGATGGAATAGAAACGTTAAACGCGCTGAAAACTTCTGTTAATAACCTTGACAGGGTAATAGCCGATCTTAATCAGGTATTGCAGGTAAGCAGTCAGTTTAACCAAAAGCGCGAATTGGTTGTGCTTAGCGAGTTGGTTGAGGAAATAAAATCAAGCATTAGTCAAACGGTTTTGAAAACACGTGTGCGCATAAGTTGTAATTTTTCTAAGATAGATAGCATTTTTACGCTAAAGAGCTATATGCACAGCATATTTCAAAATTTAATAATCAACAGTATAAAGTACAGCAAGCCGGATGTTGATCCGGTGATCAATATTCACAGCGAAGTTGATGGAAAAACCATTTCAATGGTATTTGCCGATAATGGGAAAGGCATAGATCTGAACAAACATGGTCAATCTATTTTTGGTTTGTATAAACGCTTCGACAGCAGCGTTGAAGGCAAAGGAATGGGACTGTTCATGGTCAAATCTCAGGTGGAGAGTTTACGCGGAACCATACGCGTGCAAAGCGAAGTTAACAACGGCACACACTTCATTATCAATTTACCGCTGGGAGAATAA